A region from the Thermanaeromonas sp. C210 genome encodes:
- the thiS gene encoding sulfur carrier protein ThiS, translating into MLFKTGKYKLDIPSPQSISSLLKLLSSQFPFLQDPTLANVLGLSLNGRRVPQEEWDRTLVEDGDRVEIFNAVVGG; encoded by the coding sequence GTGTTGTTTAAGACTGGTAAATATAAGCTGGATATCCCCTCCCCGCAAAGCATTTCTTCATTGCTTAAACTTCTGTCCTCTCAATTTCCTTTCTTGCAGGACCCCACCTTAGCCAATGTGTTAGGCTTAAGTTTAAACGGCAGGCGGGTTCCGCAGGAAGAATGGGATAGGACTCTGGTAGAAGACGGGGACAGGGTGGAGATTTTCAACGCCGTAGTGGGAGGCTAA
- a CDS encoding L,D-transpeptidase, producing the protein MRKVITFSLGILAIFLGIILVTVAGNGSREIAGAQVAQQGAQHGEEQEKDVADAEQEPGTTASQNESEVIQPAAGSGGGNYPAGSESTNPQASKSSTSQVFVPPSRGYWIEVIIAEQRVRIYHDGDLIKDWPASTGTPDKPTPTGVFAIQNRGEWFFSEKYQQGGRWWVSFKDWGVYLFHSVPMDRQQNIIEAEAARLGTPASHGCVRLATENAKWIYDHIPQGAPVYIH; encoded by the coding sequence GTGCGCAAGGTGATAACTTTTTCGTTGGGCATCCTGGCGATATTTTTGGGCATCATTTTAGTTACCGTCGCGGGAAATGGAAGCCGCGAAATTGCCGGGGCGCAGGTAGCGCAACAGGGAGCACAACACGGGGAAGAACAGGAGAAAGACGTGGCCGACGCGGAACAGGAGCCGGGGACTACGGCCTCCCAAAACGAAAGTGAGGTCATCCAGCCGGCGGCAGGCTCAGGCGGGGGTAACTACCCGGCGGGAAGTGAAAGCACCAACCCACAGGCGAGTAAAAGTAGTACCTCCCAGGTATTTGTCCCCCCATCACGGGGTTACTGGATTGAAGTAATTATAGCAGAGCAAAGAGTCCGTATTTACCACGATGGGGACTTAATCAAGGACTGGCCCGCTTCCACCGGTACCCCGGACAAGCCTACTCCTACGGGGGTTTTTGCTATCCAGAACCGGGGGGAGTGGTTTTTCAGTGAAAAGTACCAGCAAGGCGGCCGGTGGTGGGTATCCTTTAAGGATTGGGGTGTTTACCTCTTTCATAGTGTACCCATGGACCGGCAGCAGAACATTATTGAAGCAGAGGCGGCCCGGCTGGGAACCCCGGCCTCCCACGGCTGTGTGAGGTTGGCCACCGAAAACGCGAAGTGGATCTACGACCATATCCCCCAGGGAGCGCCGGTCTATATACATTAG
- a CDS encoding GntR family transcriptional regulator produces the protein MSLNVKLDRSTLRSQAAEILFNMIKERKFPGNRLPAEEELARRMGVSRATVREALYSLVQLGVITKRQGKGNFCHPTIANLSARLDISTDFLELLRAEGKEARVVHRNLAFTAGTAEARKYLALGEGEEVVRFDRLYYQDGRPAILAEIEIPRNRFKELPSGGEAHPTLKEFYEHYCEGELVKMIIRMKSRIYPPAAEIFQLDGQTPLLWWQEKWLTLEDQPACYASVYFNPGITSLAMVVALG, from the coding sequence ATGAGTTTAAACGTGAAGCTTGACCGCAGCACCCTCCGCAGTCAGGCGGCGGAGATACTCTTTAATATGATTAAAGAAAGGAAGTTCCCCGGCAACCGATTACCGGCAGAAGAAGAGCTGGCGCGCAGGATGGGGGTCAGCAGGGCTACGGTAAGGGAGGCGTTATATTCGTTAGTTCAGCTGGGAGTGATTACTAAGAGGCAGGGGAAGGGGAATTTTTGCCACCCTACCATCGCGAATCTGTCTGCCCGCCTGGATATAAGCACCGACTTTTTGGAGCTTTTAAGGGCGGAGGGCAAGGAGGCCCGGGTGGTGCACAGGAACCTGGCGTTCACTGCGGGAACCGCGGAGGCCCGGAAGTACTTGGCCTTGGGAGAGGGAGAAGAAGTTGTTAGATTTGATCGCCTCTATTACCAGGACGGGCGGCCGGCCATCCTGGCCGAGATCGAGATTCCCCGTAACCGCTTTAAGGAATTACCTTCCGGAGGGGAGGCCCACCCTACTTTGAAGGAGTTCTATGAGCACTACTGTGAGGGAGAGCTGGTGAAGATGATCATCCGGATGAAGTCCCGGATTTATCCTCCCGCCGCGGAAATTTTTCAGCTCGACGGGCAGACACCCCTATTGTGGTGGCAGGAAAAGTGGCTGACTTTAGAAGACCAACCGGCGTGCTATGCCAGTGTATACTTTAACCCCGGGATAACCTCCTTGGCAATGGTGGTAGCCCTGGGATAG
- a CDS encoding aldehyde ferredoxin oxidoreductase family protein gives MFKYRGYTGNILRVDLNRQKIDKIPLAESLAEKYLGGNGFGIRFLWDEVPPEADPLSPVNLLIFATGPLVGTLIPNSGRIEAIAKSPLTNMYGDSNAGGFFGPELKFAGYDMLVFRGRAPQPVYLYIEDELVELRDATHLWGKDTIETEEILRDELKDPDVKVACIGPAGENMVRYACIQVTPQRSLGRSGMGAVMGSKNLKAVAVRGTKGIAIAEPDKFHDLALEFHRRLRANDVYPAVSKYGTPGIVSIMNMIGRFPTKNFQYGAYEWADDINAESLHKKHFVKHLACYACPVACDKLFKIKEGEYRGLACRSVEYETLNGFGANILNRDLASILKANDMADRLGLDVISASRAISFAMELWEKGILSHGEVEGMDLSWGNMETVFKLLNMIAYRQGFGDLLAEGVKRAAEKIGRGAEYYAMHVKGQEIAAQDGRAQQSMGLAHVTSNRGADHLKGFPTIDETGYPAEAERRYGKEYLPDMADPRSIKHKGFLVKDGEDFAAVVDSAGNCKSGGTFVLAEIYWEDMARAIRYATGLEIEVQGLKKIGERIYNLQRCYNVLCGISRKDDTLPRRFLEEPNPSAAAKGLVCRLEPMLEEYYYLRNWDPRTGYPTIKKLEELDLKDAVDRIGREKLIYSREDMKPDRSE, from the coding sequence ATGTTTAAGTATCGGGGGTACACCGGGAATATACTGCGGGTAGACCTTAACCGGCAGAAGATAGATAAAATCCCTTTGGCCGAAAGCCTGGCCGAAAAATATCTGGGAGGCAACGGCTTCGGCATTCGTTTCTTATGGGATGAAGTGCCTCCGGAGGCAGATCCCCTTTCTCCGGTGAACCTCCTTATCTTTGCCACGGGGCCTTTAGTGGGTACCCTCATCCCTAACAGCGGCCGGATAGAGGCGATTGCCAAATCTCCCTTGACTAATATGTACGGAGATTCTAATGCCGGGGGGTTCTTTGGCCCAGAGCTAAAATTTGCCGGCTATGACATGTTAGTTTTCCGGGGCCGGGCACCGCAGCCGGTATACCTGTATATAGAAGATGAACTGGTGGAATTGCGGGATGCCACCCACCTGTGGGGCAAGGACACCATAGAAACGGAAGAAATCCTCCGCGATGAGCTGAAGGACCCGGATGTTAAGGTGGCCTGTATCGGTCCGGCCGGGGAGAATATGGTGCGCTACGCCTGCATCCAGGTTACTCCCCAGCGCTCTTTGGGCAGAAGCGGCATGGGTGCGGTTATGGGCTCTAAAAACCTCAAAGCCGTGGCCGTCCGGGGGACTAAAGGTATAGCCATTGCCGAACCGGACAAATTTCACGACCTGGCTTTAGAGTTTCACCGTCGGCTGCGGGCTAATGATGTGTATCCGGCTGTTTCTAAATACGGCACCCCGGGTATTGTGTCTATAATGAACATGATAGGGCGCTTTCCCACGAAAAACTTCCAGTACGGGGCCTATGAGTGGGCCGATGACATAAATGCCGAGTCTCTGCATAAAAAACATTTTGTGAAGCACCTGGCCTGCTACGCCTGTCCGGTGGCCTGCGACAAGCTTTTTAAGATAAAAGAAGGAGAGTATCGGGGGCTTGCCTGCCGGAGTGTAGAATACGAGACCCTGAACGGCTTCGGCGCTAATATATTAAACCGGGACCTTGCTTCGATCCTTAAGGCCAACGATATGGCGGATAGATTGGGCCTGGACGTAATATCGGCCAGCCGGGCTATTTCCTTTGCTATGGAGTTATGGGAAAAGGGGATACTGAGCCACGGCGAAGTAGAGGGGATGGATCTTTCCTGGGGCAATATGGAAACGGTTTTTAAGCTCCTTAACATGATAGCTTACCGCCAGGGCTTTGGGGACCTCCTGGCCGAAGGAGTAAAGAGGGCTGCCGAGAAGATAGGCCGCGGCGCAGAATACTATGCCATGCATGTGAAGGGCCAGGAGATAGCAGCCCAGGACGGAAGGGCTCAGCAGTCCATGGGCCTGGCCCATGTTACCTCCAACCGCGGGGCCGACCACCTCAAGGGTTTTCCCACTATTGACGAGACCGGTTATCCTGCCGAAGCGGAGCGCCGGTATGGTAAGGAATACTTACCGGATATGGCAGACCCGCGCAGTATCAAACATAAAGGGTTTTTAGTTAAGGATGGGGAAGACTTTGCAGCAGTGGTAGACAGCGCCGGAAACTGCAAATCGGGAGGCACTTTTGTCCTGGCCGAGATTTACTGGGAGGATATGGCCAGGGCCATCCGCTATGCTACCGGGCTGGAGATAGAGGTACAGGGTTTAAAGAAAATAGGGGAAAGGATATACAACCTCCAGCGCTGCTACAATGTTTTGTGCGGCATCAGCCGCAAAGACGATACTTTACCCCGTAGATTTCTGGAAGAGCCCAACCCCTCTGCGGCGGCTAAAGGATTGGTGTGTAGGCTGGAGCCTATGCTTGAGGAGTATTATTACCTGCGGAATTGGGATCCCCGTACTGGATACCCGACTATCAAGAAACTGGAGGAATTGGACCTCAAGGATGCTGTAGACCGGATCGGACGCGAAAAGTTGATTTATTCCCGGGAAGACATGAAGCCGGATCGAAGTGAGTGA
- a CDS encoding DNA-methyltransferase — protein sequence MVFSNARRTETFTDGLRDKSYRYDYRNRCDGRELLRAVHDSSVPCVFLDPQYRGVLDKLAYGNEGVSRGMRRSMLPQMSEETIREFIQEISRVLIPSGHLFLWVDKFHLCEGVSGWLPRDLQVVDMIVWNKQKMGMGYRTRRQCEYLVVIQKRPIRAKGIWAVHDIPDVWEERVVGAHPHCKPVGLQKRLIEAVTNPGDVVLDPAAGSYSVLEACKLAGRKFLGADLVYGTPPARD from the coding sequence CTGGTTTTTTCCAACGCGAGGCGTACAGAAACGTTTACTGACGGTTTGCGCGACAAGAGTTACAGGTATGACTATCGGAACCGGTGCGACGGCAGGGAACTTTTAAGGGCCGTTCACGACAGTTCAGTTCCCTGTGTCTTCCTTGATCCGCAGTACCGGGGCGTGCTCGACAAGTTGGCCTACGGCAACGAAGGCGTAAGCAGGGGTATGCGGCGTTCTATGCTGCCCCAGATGAGCGAGGAAACTATAAGGGAATTTATCCAGGAGATAAGCAGGGTCCTCATTCCCAGCGGCCACCTGTTTCTCTGGGTAGATAAGTTCCACCTTTGTGAGGGAGTTTCCGGTTGGCTTCCCCGGGACTTGCAGGTAGTGGATATGATCGTATGGAATAAGCAGAAGATGGGAATGGGGTATCGGACGCGAAGGCAGTGCGAGTACCTGGTGGTCATTCAGAAGAGGCCTATTCGGGCTAAAGGTATTTGGGCGGTTCATGATATTCCCGACGTGTGGGAAGAAAGGGTGGTCGGCGCGCATCCCCACTGCAAGCCGGTAGGCTTACAGAAGCGCCTGATAGAGGCGGTGACCAACCCGGGGGATGTGGTGCTGGACCCGGCAGCCGGTAGTTATTCCGTGCTGGAAGCGTGCAAGCTTGCGGGCCGCAAGTTTCTGGGGGCCGACCTGGTTTACGGTACGCCGCCTGCACGGGATTAG
- a CDS encoding ABC transporter substrate-binding protein — protein sequence MGNFFRTKSILAIGVLVVLLLVSGGCGRLGPAETEKKQEEATEVTVAVEYTDHAAGFYVAQEKGWFEEAGLKVRSCNVYATGTALAAALTKGDIDVAYICLVPALTAYAHGGVSLRIVAGTHKNGYALVSNQARVREIEGLEKEGIKIANMQPGSTTDLLFVFLLRQKGLNEAKILGRTARMNPSKQLLALQTGQVDAIFVPEHFATMAGSLPGMGVLATSQEIWPDMQGSVLVVTERLLKKDPQAVEKLKAVNARALDYINRHPEEAANIVAARLNEYQSVVKNEMATPEASLEVTPEIVRQSMANLRYTPDLEPGEIQKVIDLMESLGYLNTPVRAEDLWPKS from the coding sequence ATGGGAAACTTTTTTAGGACCAAAAGTATACTGGCTATCGGGGTGCTTGTGGTCTTACTGCTGGTCTCTGGGGGTTGCGGCCGCCTAGGCCCAGCGGAAACGGAAAAGAAACAGGAAGAAGCTACAGAAGTTACAGTGGCCGTAGAATATACCGACCATGCGGCCGGGTTTTACGTGGCTCAGGAGAAGGGTTGGTTTGAAGAAGCCGGTCTTAAAGTCCGCAGTTGCAACGTGTACGCCACCGGTACGGCCTTGGCCGCAGCCCTTACCAAAGGAGATATCGATGTAGCCTATATCTGTCTGGTTCCTGCGCTGACCGCTTATGCTCACGGCGGCGTATCCTTAAGAATCGTAGCCGGTACGCACAAAAACGGCTATGCACTGGTTTCGAACCAGGCTCGAGTACGGGAAATAGAGGGCCTGGAAAAAGAAGGAATTAAAATAGCTAATATGCAGCCGGGTTCGACCACCGATTTGCTTTTTGTTTTTCTTCTGAGGCAGAAGGGGTTAAATGAAGCCAAAATACTAGGCCGTACCGCCCGCATGAACCCGTCCAAGCAACTCTTAGCCTTGCAGACAGGCCAGGTAGACGCCATTTTTGTCCCCGAACACTTTGCGACCATGGCCGGCAGTCTACCGGGCATGGGGGTGCTGGCCACAAGTCAAGAGATCTGGCCGGACATGCAGGGTAGCGTGCTCGTGGTCACCGAGAGGCTGCTTAAAAAGGACCCCCAGGCGGTAGAAAAGCTTAAAGCCGTAAATGCTCGCGCTCTCGATTATATCAACCGGCATCCGGAAGAGGCTGCCAACATAGTAGCCGCTCGCCTGAACGAATACCAGTCGGTGGTGAAGAACGAAATGGCTACCCCCGAAGCTTCCCTGGAGGTGACGCCGGAAATAGTACGTCAATCCATGGCCAACCTGCGTTATACCCCGGACCTGGAACCGGGGGAAATCCAGAAGGTAATTGACCTAATGGAGTCCCTAGGCTATCTGAATACTCCGGTACGGGCAGAAGACCTTTGGCCTAAATCATGA
- a CDS encoding aldehyde ferredoxin oxidoreductase family protein, protein MGKMAWVDLTTRQIRVEEVPQEYTGKYLGSRGIAARILYDHVGPDISPFDPRNLLIFSVGPFTGTPWPCGARYTVTAKSPATGAYGYGNSSGFFGPELRKAGYDLVVITGKASEPVYLSLLDGQIDILPAGELWGKTTAETETILRQRYPGSRVASIGPAGENLVYFAAVINDYARAAARTGMGAVMGSKNLKALVVKGSQKLSFPPAFVATAREAMARVREHPGSRAYRQWGTVVLIASKNKIGDMPSKNHRWGQFPGGKNIDAQAVARYTVRTQGCFACPIRCSRITCVPEGPFKTPEAEGPEYETTNALGSNLWNDNIEVVIHANKLCNELGLDTISTGMVISFAMEAREKGLLQAEKYSLAWGDPETILGLIRDIAYREGLGELLAEGVKGASMKLGSSSRDFALHVKGVEVPRQEGRVLKAFGLAHATGNRGADHLYALPIIDLAGKTDVAEEWLPECGPELMQVTSEKFKAHMVRFTEACNALADALGICKFSFTETYALSPYDLAKGLRALGIPIKDEEILLAGQRIVNLERMYNVRHGLGRKDDYLPPRFLKEPLDVYVHPEDIERVSPQEAELLYQGLTVDLDTMLDEYYTLGGWTKEGIPTPARLKELGLEDLIKDLPRND, encoded by the coding sequence ATGGGAAAAATGGCATGGGTAGACCTTACCACCCGGCAAATCCGGGTAGAAGAAGTTCCCCAGGAATATACTGGCAAGTATTTGGGAAGCCGGGGGATAGCGGCGAGGATCCTTTATGACCACGTAGGTCCGGACATTTCTCCCTTTGATCCCCGCAATCTTTTGATCTTTTCGGTGGGCCCTTTTACGGGTACTCCTTGGCCGTGTGGGGCTCGCTATACTGTCACCGCCAAATCCCCGGCCACGGGAGCCTATGGTTATGGCAACAGTTCGGGCTTCTTCGGTCCTGAATTGAGAAAAGCAGGCTATGATCTGGTAGTTATTACCGGTAAGGCGTCTGAACCGGTATACTTGTCCCTCCTGGATGGGCAGATCGACATCCTGCCGGCCGGGGAGCTGTGGGGAAAAACCACCGCCGAAACTGAAACTATCCTTCGCCAGAGATATCCGGGAAGCCGGGTGGCTTCCATAGGGCCCGCCGGGGAAAATCTGGTATACTTTGCGGCCGTTATTAACGATTATGCCCGGGCTGCCGCCCGCACCGGCATGGGGGCGGTCATGGGTTCCAAAAACTTAAAGGCTTTGGTGGTAAAAGGCTCTCAGAAACTTTCCTTTCCTCCTGCATTTGTGGCCACGGCGCGGGAGGCCATGGCCCGGGTACGCGAACATCCCGGTAGCCGGGCGTACCGCCAATGGGGCACGGTGGTGCTGATTGCTTCGAAAAACAAAATAGGCGACATGCCTTCCAAGAACCACCGCTGGGGACAGTTCCCGGGCGGTAAAAATATTGATGCTCAAGCTGTAGCCCGTTACACAGTCCGCACCCAGGGCTGTTTTGCCTGCCCCATTAGATGTTCACGCATAACTTGTGTTCCAGAAGGCCCCTTCAAGACCCCGGAAGCGGAAGGGCCTGAGTACGAGACCACCAATGCCTTGGGTTCCAACTTGTGGAATGACAATATAGAAGTGGTCATCCATGCTAATAAATTATGTAACGAACTGGGGTTGGATACTATTTCCACCGGTATGGTTATTTCTTTTGCCATGGAAGCCAGGGAAAAAGGGCTGCTGCAGGCGGAAAAATATAGCCTGGCCTGGGGGGACCCGGAAACTATCCTGGGACTCATTAGGGATATAGCTTACCGCGAAGGGCTGGGAGAGCTTCTTGCCGAGGGAGTTAAAGGGGCTAGCATGAAGCTCGGGAGTTCAAGCCGTGATTTTGCGCTGCATGTTAAGGGAGTAGAGGTCCCGCGCCAAGAAGGCCGGGTTTTAAAAGCCTTCGGGTTGGCCCATGCTACTGGTAATCGGGGAGCAGATCATCTTTATGCTTTGCCCATTATTGATTTGGCCGGAAAAACAGATGTAGCCGAGGAGTGGTTGCCTGAGTGCGGGCCCGAACTCATGCAGGTAACTTCTGAGAAGTTCAAGGCCCACATGGTCCGCTTTACCGAGGCTTGTAATGCCCTGGCGGATGCCTTAGGAATATGCAAATTTAGTTTCACCGAAACTTATGCCTTGTCTCCCTATGATCTGGCGAAGGGATTGCGGGCCTTAGGGATACCTATTAAAGATGAAGAGATTTTACTGGCCGGACAGCGGATAGTAAATCTGGAGCGGATGTATAATGTGCGTCACGGTTTGGGCCGCAAAGACGATTACCTCCCGCCGCGCTTTTTAAAGGAACCCTTAGATGTATACGTTCACCCTGAAGATATTGAAAGGGTTTCTCCCCAGGAGGCAGAACTCCTTTACCAAGGCCTGACCGTTGACCTCGATACCATGCTGGACGAATACTACACCCTGGGCGGGTGGACCAAAGAAGGCATTCCCACCCCGGCCCGCCTGAAAGAACTTGGTCTAGAGGACCTGATCAAGGATCTGCCTAGAAATGATTAA
- a CDS encoding NAD(P)/FAD-dependent oxidoreductase, whose translation MRYLIIGNSAAGVTAAEAIRKIDTKGEITIVSDEPYPAYSRIFITNVLAGKARPENILMRPPGFYEEFQIKAVLGQKVVQIDPANHEAYLEKGAVLTFDRLLLATGASPQLPSVPGSGLRGITGMRTLADALEVAKRIEDTPGLPVVVVGGGLVSLKVTEALIGRGGEATLIVKSPQVLSQMLDERAAGIIQRRMADAGVTIRLGCDLRAYEGEGELEAVYLEDGQEIAARLAIVAKGVRPNLELAQGAGLHVNQGIVVNPYQETSREGIYAAGDVAEAYDPVRQQGSVNAMWPNAVFQGEAAGLNMAGQRVACRPGTRVNAASFLGLQAASVGRVRPLDGDEEEVVVNREGYYHKLVFREEFLVGAVIVGDIRSIGHYRWLIAEQKPAHFLRRELGRKIYNFSAYRLQVAPWCREA comes from the coding sequence ATGCGGTACCTTATTATCGGCAACAGTGCGGCAGGGGTGACGGCGGCCGAAGCCATCCGGAAGATAGACACTAAGGGAGAGATCACCATCGTCTCCGACGAGCCTTATCCGGCTTATTCCAGGATTTTTATCACCAATGTCTTGGCCGGCAAGGCGAGGCCAGAAAACATATTAATGCGGCCGCCGGGCTTTTACGAGGAGTTTCAGATCAAGGCTGTTTTGGGGCAAAAGGTGGTGCAGATAGATCCGGCAAACCACGAGGCTTATTTAGAAAAGGGGGCTGTGCTTACCTTTGATCGCCTGCTCTTAGCTACGGGGGCTTCGCCCCAACTGCCTTCCGTGCCGGGTAGCGGTTTGCGGGGGATTACCGGTATGCGAACTTTGGCCGACGCCTTAGAAGTAGCGAAAAGGATCGAAGATACGCCGGGGTTGCCGGTAGTTGTTGTAGGCGGTGGCCTGGTGAGTCTTAAGGTTACTGAGGCGCTAATAGGGCGGGGAGGGGAAGCAACTCTAATAGTTAAATCGCCCCAAGTTCTTTCCCAGATGCTGGATGAAAGAGCGGCCGGCATTATCCAAAGACGTATGGCAGACGCCGGCGTAACGATAAGGCTGGGTTGTGATCTTAGGGCTTATGAGGGTGAAGGAGAATTAGAGGCCGTTTACTTAGAGGACGGGCAAGAGATAGCTGCAAGGCTGGCCATAGTAGCTAAAGGTGTACGTCCTAACCTTGAGCTGGCTCAAGGAGCTGGTCTGCACGTGAACCAGGGGATAGTAGTGAACCCCTATCAAGAGACCAGCCGGGAGGGGATTTATGCAGCCGGGGATGTGGCCGAAGCTTACGATCCCGTCCGGCAGCAGGGCAGTGTTAACGCCATGTGGCCCAATGCCGTATTTCAGGGTGAGGCTGCAGGTCTTAACATGGCGGGGCAGCGCGTAGCCTGCCGCCCGGGGACGAGGGTAAACGCCGCTTCCTTTTTGGGCCTTCAGGCCGCATCGGTGGGCCGTGTCCGGCCGCTGGACGGGGACGAGGAGGAGGTGGTGGTAAACCGTGAGGGTTATTACCACAAGCTGGTTTTCCGCGAGGAATTCTTGGTGGGAGCCGTGATAGTAGGGGATATAAGGAGCATAGGACATTACCGGTGGTTAATAGCCGAACAAAAGCCGGCCCATTTCCTGCGGCGGGAGCTGGGGAGGAAAATCTATAATTTCAGCGCCTACCGGCTCCAGGTGGCCCCCTGGTGCCGAGAGGCTTAA
- a CDS encoding MoaD/ThiS family protein, which produces MEITLKYYNLVSEVTGKTTERFPLPEGKEGLTLAELLELLIQRYGKEMGKLLFREPRKVNPSLLILANGQLLTRGEGNIEEMGQQFIGPGAEIALLSAIAGG; this is translated from the coding sequence ATGGAAATAACCTTAAAATACTATAACCTGGTTTCCGAGGTAACGGGAAAGACCACGGAGAGGTTTCCCTTGCCGGAAGGGAAAGAGGGCCTAACTTTGGCTGAGCTGCTGGAGCTTCTGATACAAAGATACGGGAAAGAAATGGGTAAACTGCTGTTTCGGGAACCACGGAAGGTGAACCCTAGCTTGCTTATATTGGCTAACGGGCAGCTCCTAACCAGAGGGGAGGGGAATATAGAAGAGATGGGGCAGCAGTTTATAGGACCGGGTGCGGAAATAGCTCTGCTTTCGGCGATAGCGGGAGGATAA
- a CDS encoding 4Fe-4S dicluster domain-containing protein — protein sequence MYLDVNPELCTGCSLCEAFCSFRREKAIWPTKSCISVLKYEREALYIPFTCQQCEKAICAEVCPVQAIKRNAHTRAWEIDANKCMGCKMCVASCPLGGVAFDPHRGRAFKCDLCGGDPECVKVCAPGALKLVKGPEVVLAKRRRVTQNMLHLLQNWGVETHV from the coding sequence GTGTACTTAGATGTTAATCCGGAGCTTTGTACGGGTTGCAGCCTATGTGAGGCTTTTTGTTCTTTTCGACGGGAGAAAGCCATATGGCCCACCAAATCTTGTATTTCGGTCTTAAAATACGAAAGGGAGGCCCTATATATACCCTTCACTTGCCAGCAGTGTGAGAAAGCCATATGTGCCGAGGTATGTCCGGTCCAGGCCATAAAGCGCAATGCCCATACACGAGCTTGGGAGATAGATGCAAATAAGTGCATGGGGTGTAAGATGTGCGTGGCCTCCTGCCCTCTGGGCGGAGTAGCCTTTGATCCCCATAGGGGCCGGGCATTTAAGTGCGATTTGTGCGGTGGGGATCCTGAATGCGTCAAGGTGTGCGCCCCGGGAGCCCTTAAATTAGTGAAGGGGCCTGAAGTCGTCCTGGCCAAAAGGCGTCGGGTTACACAAAATATGCTTCACCTGCTTCAAAACTGGGGGGTAGAAACACATGTTTAA
- a CDS encoding ABC transporter permease, whose protein sequence is MVAIAWEAGGRLADTPLVPPLSSVLRALGQMLLQGILVENLAFSLTRVALGFLAGSIVGLSMGILMGWSEFAYRFFSPLFSLLYPIPTLGWMPLLMLWVGLNETLPVTIIFICTFIPVLYNTTTGIKSVDRQYIIAARTLGAPPLMVLRRVVLPMALPQIFTGLRLEAGMAWRTVAVAEMIAIPTGIGALLIKAESLIRVDIIMACLLVIACISLGCEKMFCWLENKFTSGWR, encoded by the coding sequence TTGGTCGCCATAGCCTGGGAAGCAGGCGGGCGTCTGGCCGACACCCCCCTTGTTCCCCCTTTGAGCAGCGTATTGAGGGCTTTAGGACAGATGCTTTTGCAAGGTATACTGGTTGAGAACCTGGCCTTTTCCTTAACTCGGGTGGCATTGGGGTTTTTGGCAGGGAGTATTGTGGGGTTGTCCATGGGCATTTTGATGGGTTGGAGTGAATTTGCCTATAGATTCTTTAGCCCGCTGTTCAGCCTCCTGTATCCTATTCCGACCCTGGGCTGGATGCCCCTCCTCATGCTCTGGGTTGGTTTAAACGAAACGCTGCCGGTGACCATAATTTTCATCTGCACCTTCATCCCCGTCCTGTACAACACCACAACCGGTATAAAGTCGGTAGACAGGCAGTATATCATCGCCGCCCGGACCCTGGGAGCCCCGCCTCTCATGGTGCTGCGCAGAGTCGTGCTCCCCATGGCCCTGCCTCAAATCTTTACCGGCCTCCGTTTGGAAGCCGGGATGGCCTGGCGCACAGTAGCAGTCGCCGAGATGATAGCCATTCCTACCGGCATAGGTGCCCTGCTGATAAAGGCGGAAAGCCTTATTCGGGTGGACATAATCATGGCCTGCCTCCTCGTCATCGCCTGCATCAGCCTGGGTTGTGAAAAAATGTTCTGTTGGCTGGAAAACAAATTTACGTCAGGGTGGAGGTAA